The following are encoded in a window of Geotrypetes seraphini chromosome 5, aGeoSer1.1, whole genome shotgun sequence genomic DNA:
- the LOC117360322 gene encoding olfactory receptor 6F1-like translates to MREILKMNYTDVTEFIILAFFELPEMQLPLFLVFLIIYMMSLTGNLLIIITVCSDSNLHSPMFFFLTNLSFLEICYVTVTVPKLLAVLIAQNKTISFMQCMIQMYLFLVCTGTEAYLLTGMAYDRYVAICKPLHYTSIMNKKVCIILAIVSWMIGFLGVAPQVTLISQSSFCNSNEINHFFCDMAALMTLSCSGNIVIENINYIESFLLGLSSLLLTIISYVYIISAVLKFKSAKGRQKAFSTCSSHLTVVLLFYGTTFGVYLRPQSAHSVDLNKLLTIVYITAIPLFNPLIYSLRNKELKETLWKTIWRTIFLPQLKK, encoded by the coding sequence ATGAGAGAAATACTGAAGATGAATTACACTGatgtgacagaattcatcattcTGGCATTCTTTGAGCTTCCTGAGATGCAGCTCcccctttttcttgtttttttgatTATTTATATGATGTCCTTGACAGGGAACCTTCTTATTATAATCACAGTGTGCTCCGATTCCAATCTGCACAGCCCCATGTTCTTCTTCCTTACCAACTTGTCCTTTCTAGAAATCTGTTATGTGACTGTCACAGTGCCTAAACTGTTAGCAGTGCTCATAGCACAGAATAAGACCATCTCTTTCATGCAGTGTATGATACAGATGTATCTGTTCCTGGTCTGCACAGGTACTGAGGCCTACCTTCTCACTGGCATGGCCTATGATCGCTATGTTGCCATCTGCAAACCCTTGCATTACACCAGCATCATGAACAAGAAAGTCTGCATAATTCTAGCCATTGTTTCCTGGATGATTGGATTTCTTGGTGTAGCTCCTCAAGTTACTTTAATATCACAATCATCTTTCTGTAACTCCAATGAAATTAACCATTTCTTTTGTGACATGGCAGCATTGATGACCTTGTCATGTTCAGGGAACATTGTCATTGAAAATATAAATTATATTGAAAGTTTTCTTTTAGGTTTATCCTCACTCTTATTAACAATTATATCATATGTGTATATTATTTCTGCTGTCCTAAAATTCAAGtctgctaaaggaagacaaaaggccttctctacctgttccTCTCACCTCACAGTTGTTCTATTATTTTATGGAACCACTTTTGGTGTATATTTAAGACCTCAATCTGCTCACTCCGTGGACCTGAACAAATTGCTTACTATAGTGTATATAACTGCAATTCCACTGTTCAATCCCTTGATTTATAGTCTAAGAaataaggaactgaaagaaacttTATGGAAAACAATCTGGAGAACTATTTTTCTTCCACAATTAAAAAAATGA